A region of Paraburkholderia sp. BL23I1N1 DNA encodes the following proteins:
- a CDS encoding sigma 54-interacting transcriptional regulator, with translation MRTNPKIEELDIYVWEGKADIVDRVARCMASFDVEVIRADDIAISPERTALRPSLAIISVSVIDSGALLMRDWQAAHGIPVVWVGAAPRDHDPATYPSDYSHILPLDFTCAELRGMVMKLVLQLRAHSAKTHESDAMIANSECMQALLHEVDTFADCDTSVLVHGETGVGKERIAQLLHEKHTRYGQGPFVAVNCGAIPDGLFESLFFGHSKGSFTGAVVAHKGYFEQSDGGTLFLDEIGDLPLYQQVKLLRVLEDSAVTRIGSATPVKLDFRLVAATNKHLPQLVKDGTFRADLYYRLAVIELKIPSLEERGAVDKIAIFKAFIAQIVGNERLAALPDLPYWLADAVADTYFPGNVRELRNLAERIGVTVRQIGAWDAARLQRLLALARTTQPVPAESAAEVLVDRSKWDMAERNRVLAALDANGWRRQDTALYLGISRKVLWEKMRKYQIFDEEPETRESE, from the coding sequence ATGAGAACCAACCCCAAAATCGAGGAACTCGATATCTACGTCTGGGAGGGCAAGGCCGACATCGTCGACCGGGTCGCGCGCTGCATGGCGAGCTTCGACGTCGAAGTGATCCGCGCGGACGATATCGCGATCTCGCCTGAACGGACGGCGCTGCGGCCGTCGCTCGCGATCATAAGCGTCTCGGTGATCGACAGCGGCGCGCTGCTCATGCGCGACTGGCAGGCCGCGCACGGCATTCCCGTCGTGTGGGTCGGCGCCGCGCCGCGCGACCATGACCCAGCGACTTACCCGTCCGACTATTCGCACATCCTGCCGCTCGACTTCACCTGCGCCGAACTGCGCGGCATGGTCATGAAGCTGGTGTTGCAACTGCGCGCGCACAGCGCCAAGACGCACGAGTCGGATGCGATGATCGCCAACTCGGAGTGCATGCAGGCGCTGCTGCACGAAGTCGACACGTTTGCCGACTGCGACACGAGCGTGCTGGTGCACGGCGAAACCGGCGTCGGCAAGGAGCGCATCGCGCAATTGCTGCACGAAAAACATACCCGCTACGGCCAGGGGCCGTTCGTCGCGGTGAACTGCGGGGCGATTCCGGACGGTCTGTTCGAATCGCTGTTCTTCGGCCACTCGAAAGGCTCGTTTACGGGCGCGGTGGTCGCGCACAAGGGCTACTTCGAACAGTCCGACGGCGGCACGCTGTTCCTCGACGAAATCGGCGACCTGCCGCTCTACCAGCAGGTCAAGCTACTGCGCGTGCTCGAAGACAGCGCGGTCACGCGAATCGGTTCGGCCACGCCGGTGAAGCTCGATTTCCGGCTGGTGGCGGCGACCAACAAACATCTGCCGCAACTGGTCAAGGACGGCACCTTCCGCGCCGATCTTTACTATCGGCTTGCAGTGATCGAGTTGAAGATTCCGTCACTCGAAGAGCGGGGCGCGGTCGACAAGATTGCGATCTTCAAGGCGTTCATCGCGCAGATCGTCGGCAACGAGCGACTCGCCGCGTTACCGGATCTGCCGTACTGGCTCGCCGACGCGGTGGCCGACACGTATTTCCCCGGCAATGTGCGCGAGCTGCGCAACCTGGCCGAGCGGATCGGCGTGACGGTGCGTCAGATCGGCGCGTGGGACGCGGCGCGCCTGCAGCGGCTGCTCGCGCTTGCGCGCACCACCCAGCCGGTGCCCGCCGAGAGCGCCGCCGAGGTGCTGGTGGACCGCAGCAAATGGGACATGGCCGAGCGCAATCGCGTGCTGGCCGCGCTCGACGCAAACGGTTGGCGTCGTCAGGACACGGCACTTTATCTGGGCATCAGCCGCAAGGTTTTGTGGGAGAAGATGCGCAAGTACCAAATTTTTGACGAAGAGCCCGAAACGCGCGAAAGTGAGTAA
- a CDS encoding DUF1571 domain-containing protein — protein MKHSMSARSRRSPVFMRLARCFSSESATLRTSLTASSRGLVIGALIAGAAAVATAPAFAQNDDTPPALETAAANVVKAPTTSSSQVGKLTLDQQVKWLRAAQQSGAMEKLDDAQLVALFQSLDPLALPRYIKEGPNGYPSYEFVMSRSERIHGQWPDKPDHMLVRIAHDPLRIYAKWLPDGAHAGQESIYDESKRTDEMYGHLGGIMNVMPVWTSLRGALARAQSNHQVRDLGTEYIANEYLIEGRKYIEAGLPRSTQVEVKTVDGVRVVAFTFEAPNGQPQFYAKKETLGLDLRHPYFRTVESFDNDSKIFEKIVFESITPRTFDDSTFDPKNKAYKF, from the coding sequence ATGAAGCACAGCATGTCCGCACGCTCGCGCCGCTCACCGGTATTCATGCGCCTCGCCCGTTGTTTTTCGTCGGAGAGCGCAACATTGCGTACGTCCCTGACTGCTTCATCACGCGGACTCGTGATTGGTGCGCTAATAGCCGGCGCTGCCGCAGTGGCAACAGCGCCGGCATTCGCGCAGAACGACGACACGCCACCCGCGCTCGAGACCGCCGCCGCCAACGTCGTAAAGGCGCCCACCACGTCGTCCTCGCAGGTCGGCAAGCTCACGCTCGATCAGCAGGTGAAGTGGCTGCGCGCCGCGCAACAAAGCGGCGCCATGGAGAAGCTCGACGACGCGCAACTGGTCGCCCTGTTCCAGTCGCTCGATCCGCTGGCGCTGCCGCGTTACATCAAGGAAGGGCCGAACGGTTACCCGTCATACGAGTTCGTCATGTCGCGCTCGGAACGCATTCACGGCCAGTGGCCCGACAAACCGGACCACATGCTGGTACGCATCGCCCACGATCCGCTGCGAATCTACGCGAAGTGGCTGCCCGACGGCGCGCACGCCGGCCAGGAAAGCATCTACGACGAATCCAAACGCACCGACGAAATGTATGGCCACCTGGGCGGCATCATGAATGTGATGCCGGTGTGGACCTCGCTAAGGGGCGCCCTCGCCCGCGCACAGTCGAACCACCAGGTGCGCGATCTCGGCACCGAGTACATTGCCAATGAGTACCTCATTGAAGGCAGGAAATACATTGAAGCCGGACTGCCTCGCTCGACTCAGGTGGAAGTGAAAACGGTCGACGGCGTGCGAGTGGTGGCCTTCACCTTCGAAGCGCCGAATGGCCAGCCACAGTTCTATGCGAAGAAAGAAACGCTCGGGCTCGATCTGCGGCATCCGTATTTCCGCACGGTCGAGTCTTTTGACAACGACAGCAAGATCTTCGAGAAGATCGTCTTCGAAAGCATTACGCCGAGAACCTTCGACGACTCGACCTTCGATCCGAAGAACAAAGCCTATAAGTTCTAG
- a CDS encoding FAD-binding oxidoreductase, which yields MTRSLPPEVSAAAFDRALAGWRSIVGEPQVVTSAAGLAAYLDPFAPGEREAFSASAALLPASVEEIRAVLRIANQFRIPLWTVSTGRNFAYGGAAPRLAGSVVLDLQRMNRVIEVNETLAYALVEPGVSYFDLYAHLREKGYKLWVDPPAAGWGSVVGNTLERGFGYTAYGDHAAAQCGMEVVLANGDVLRTGMGGIEIGTAWQLYQPGYGPSFDAMFMQSNYGIVTKLGVWLMPAPPAYLLGEIQFRHEADLEAIVEILRPLRLDETIRNHAVIEGGLRRAAGLSARQQWYEGKGAMPENAVAAMLDKLNVGRWNLHFALYGTPESIDARNAIVQRVFARVPQAKFSAARYAGDAQPTAGGDRNMAGIPAMSAFRMLDWRGGAGAHVDFAPVCPATGRDALRQYTMVKTRAAEYGFDYYGGFTAGVRHLHHIFAAIFDRDDANQVEQAGALLRSLMSDARAAGYGEYRAHLAYMDFAAAQYSFNDGALLRLSETIKDALDPNGILAPGKQGIWPAAWRDRRGYT from the coding sequence TTGACGCGCAGCTTGCCGCCGGAAGTTTCCGCCGCCGCGTTCGATCGCGCGCTCGCCGGCTGGCGCTCGATTGTCGGTGAGCCGCAAGTCGTGACCTCGGCCGCCGGGCTCGCCGCGTATCTCGATCCGTTCGCGCCCGGCGAGCGCGAAGCGTTCTCTGCGTCCGCCGCGCTGCTGCCCGCATCCGTCGAGGAAATTCGCGCGGTGTTGCGGATTGCCAATCAATTCCGGATTCCGTTGTGGACCGTCTCGACCGGACGCAACTTCGCGTACGGTGGCGCCGCGCCGCGGCTGGCGGGTTCGGTGGTGCTCGACCTGCAGCGGATGAACCGCGTCATCGAAGTGAACGAGACACTCGCTTACGCGCTAGTCGAACCGGGCGTTAGCTATTTCGATCTCTACGCGCATCTGCGCGAGAAAGGCTACAAACTGTGGGTCGATCCGCCGGCGGCGGGTTGGGGCAGCGTGGTCGGCAATACGCTCGAGCGGGGCTTCGGCTATACCGCGTACGGCGACCACGCGGCGGCGCAGTGCGGCATGGAAGTCGTGCTCGCCAACGGTGACGTACTGCGCACCGGCATGGGCGGCATCGAAATCGGCACCGCGTGGCAACTGTATCAACCGGGCTACGGGCCGTCCTTCGACGCGATGTTCATGCAGTCGAATTACGGCATCGTCACCAAGCTCGGTGTCTGGCTGATGCCGGCGCCGCCCGCGTATCTGCTCGGCGAAATCCAGTTTCGACACGAAGCGGATCTCGAAGCGATTGTCGAAATCCTGCGGCCGTTGCGGCTCGATGAAACGATCCGCAATCACGCGGTGATCGAAGGCGGTTTGCGCCGGGCCGCGGGACTGTCGGCACGTCAGCAGTGGTACGAAGGCAAAGGCGCGATGCCCGAGAACGCGGTGGCGGCGATGCTCGACAAGCTGAACGTGGGTCGCTGGAATCTGCATTTCGCGCTATACGGTACGCCTGAATCGATCGACGCACGCAATGCGATCGTGCAGCGCGTATTCGCCCGCGTGCCGCAGGCGAAATTTTCGGCGGCTCGCTATGCAGGCGATGCGCAACCCACCGCAGGCGGCGATCGCAATATGGCCGGCATCCCCGCGATGAGCGCGTTCCGCATGCTCGACTGGCGCGGCGGCGCGGGCGCGCACGTGGACTTCGCACCGGTGTGCCCGGCGACCGGGCGCGACGCGCTGCGCCAATACACCATGGTGAAGACGCGCGCGGCGGAATACGGCTTCGATTACTACGGCGGTTTTACGGCTGGCGTGCGTCATCTGCATCACATTTTCGCGGCGATTTTCGACCGCGACGACGCGAATCAGGTCGAGCAGGCCGGCGCATTACTGCGTTCGCTTATGAGCGATGCGCGCGCCGCGGGTTACGGCGAATATCGCGCGCATCTCGCGTATATGGATTTCGCCGCGGCGCAGTACAGTTTCAACGATGGCGCGTTGCTGCGGCTTTCGGAAACGATCAAGGACGCGCTCGACCCGAACGGCATCCTCGCGCCGGGTAAGCAGGGGATCTGGCCGGCGGCGTGGCGCGACCGGCGGGGTTACACGTGA
- a CDS encoding DUF2968 domain-containing protein produces the protein MDRKSKLRQIALAALIAMGAVQGAGAQALPDSGSSAGVVSQPGTTTALPANSVAGQAQTSALTPDEAKQSAAGNVAELQQMIRGSDLSELRTTYNGSYGASLLFYGKEMTYYVALFQQKNFWRVIKTQDATRADMIYKDFVRQTLQLSDVEIRRTQLEAQKAFTERMIALSQDRANRLQADLDIAHQQQTIVTNQQQQTRAEATALAQQKAAAQDQLRAAQRQVRELQRQLETGLPSH, from the coding sequence ATGGACCGAAAGTCGAAACTACGGCAGATTGCCCTGGCTGCATTGATCGCGATGGGGGCCGTGCAGGGCGCGGGTGCGCAGGCTCTGCCGGATAGCGGGTCGAGTGCTGGCGTTGTTTCCCAGCCGGGCACGACGACGGCGTTGCCGGCCAATTCAGTGGCTGGACAGGCGCAGACGAGTGCGTTGACGCCGGACGAGGCCAAGCAATCCGCTGCGGGGAATGTGGCGGAATTGCAGCAGATGATCCGCGGCTCGGATCTGAGCGAATTGCGCACGACGTACAACGGTAGTTACGGAGCGAGCTTGCTGTTTTATGGCAAGGAGATGACGTACTACGTGGCGTTGTTCCAGCAGAAGAACTTCTGGCGTGTGATCAAGACGCAGGACGCCACGCGTGCCGACATGATCTACAAGGATTTTGTTCGTCAGACGCTGCAGCTGTCGGACGTCGAGATTCGCCGCACGCAACTGGAGGCGCAGAAGGCCTTCACGGAGCGCATGATCGCGTTGTCACAGGACCGTGCAAACCGCTTGCAGGCCGACCTCGACATCGCGCATCAGCAGCAGACGATTGTCACGAATCAGCAGCAGCAGACCCGAGCCGAAGCAACGGCGCTGGCGCAGCAGAAGGCTGCCGCACAAGACCAGCTGCGCGCCGCGCAGCGCCAGGTTCGCGAACTGCAGCGTCAACTGGAAACCGGCCTGCCGTCGCACTAA
- a CDS encoding AMP-binding protein — protein sequence MTQPTKAPLSPAAGNAPLANVADPMPGQMPGQAANRAPNTDGIWYASYPSDVPREIDVNQYESLVQFFDECIAQFRERVAYVSVGANMTYGELGRKAAAFAAYLQSIGVKPGERVAIMLPNTFQYPVSLFGVLKAGGVVVNVNPLYTVRELAHQLKDSGAQTIIVFENFAKTVEDALPGTKVQNVIVTGLGDLLADGLNLKGRLLNFMLRHVKKMVPKYNLPKAVPLLEALAIGYTRPLTPVRPTHNDIAFLQYTGGTTGVAKGAMLTHRNIIANLLQAKAWSEGQLSGEIETVLTPLPLYHIYSLTVNALIFMGLGGRNILIANPRDMKRVMMIIRHEKFTGMTAVNTLYNAFLDNEEFCKRDFSNLKLAMAGGMATQKSVADRFKAVTGKPIIEGYGLTECSPIVSMNPVDLSNIRDFEGSIGLPAPSTQVRFKKDDGTWANIGEAGELCVKGPQVMKGYWNRPEETAKVIDDDGWLATGDIGVMDSRGFIRLIDRKKDMILVSGFNVYPNEIEDVIATLPDVREVAAIGVPDEAQGERVKVFIVKRNPSLTVEQVIAHCRKNLTGYKVPKLVEFRDELPQTNVGKILRRALRDEELAKQKPA from the coding sequence ATGACCCAGCCCACGAAAGCCCCGCTCTCGCCCGCCGCCGGAAACGCACCGCTCGCGAACGTAGCGGACCCGATGCCCGGTCAGATGCCTGGTCAAGCAGCGAATCGCGCGCCCAACACCGACGGCATCTGGTACGCGTCGTATCCGTCAGACGTACCGCGTGAGATCGACGTCAACCAGTACGAATCGCTCGTGCAGTTCTTCGACGAATGCATCGCGCAGTTCCGCGAGCGCGTGGCGTATGTGAGCGTGGGCGCGAACATGACGTATGGCGAACTGGGCCGCAAGGCGGCTGCGTTCGCGGCGTATCTGCAAAGCATCGGCGTGAAGCCCGGCGAACGCGTCGCGATCATGCTGCCGAACACGTTTCAGTATCCGGTGTCGCTGTTCGGCGTACTCAAGGCCGGCGGCGTGGTGGTCAACGTCAATCCCCTCTACACGGTGCGCGAGCTTGCGCATCAGCTGAAGGACAGCGGCGCGCAAACCATCATCGTGTTCGAGAACTTCGCCAAGACTGTTGAAGACGCGCTGCCGGGCACCAAGGTGCAGAACGTGATCGTGACGGGCCTCGGCGATCTGCTCGCCGACGGCCTGAATCTGAAGGGACGCCTGCTCAATTTCATGCTGCGCCACGTGAAGAAGATGGTGCCGAAGTACAACCTGCCGAAAGCGGTGCCGCTTCTCGAAGCGCTCGCGATCGGCTACACGCGGCCGCTAACACCCGTGCGCCCCACTCACAACGATATCGCCTTCCTGCAATACACCGGCGGGACCACCGGCGTCGCCAAAGGGGCGATGCTTACGCACAGGAACATCATCGCCAACCTGTTGCAGGCGAAGGCGTGGTCCGAAGGCCAATTGAGCGGCGAGATCGAAACGGTGCTCACGCCGCTGCCGCTTTATCACATCTATTCGCTGACGGTGAACGCGCTGATTTTCATGGGGCTCGGCGGGCGCAATATCCTGATCGCCAATCCGCGCGATATGAAGCGCGTGATGATGATCATCCGTCACGAGAAATTCACCGGCATGACGGCGGTAAACACGCTCTACAACGCATTTCTCGACAACGAAGAGTTCTGCAAGCGCGACTTCTCGAACCTGAAGCTCGCGATGGCCGGCGGCATGGCCACGCAGAAATCGGTCGCCGATCGCTTCAAGGCGGTCACCGGCAAGCCCATCATTGAAGGCTATGGGCTGACCGAGTGCTCGCCAATCGTGTCGATGAATCCGGTGGACCTGAGCAATATACGCGACTTCGAAGGCTCGATCGGCTTGCCCGCGCCGTCCACGCAAGTGCGCTTCAAGAAAGACGACGGCACGTGGGCGAACATCGGCGAAGCGGGCGAACTGTGCGTGAAGGGGCCGCAGGTAATGAAAGGCTACTGGAATCGCCCAGAAGAAACCGCCAAGGTGATCGACGACGACGGCTGGCTCGCCACCGGCGACATCGGCGTGATGGATTCGCGCGGCTTCATCCGTCTGATCGACCGGAAGAAAGACATGATCCTGGTGTCGGGCTTCAACGTCTATCCGAACGAAATCGAAGACGTGATCGCCACGCTTCCGGATGTGCGCGAAGTCGCCGCAATCGGCGTGCCCGACGAGGCGCAAGGCGAACGGGTGAAGGTGTTCATCGTCAAGCGCAATCCGTCGCTGACCGTGGAACAGGTGATCGCCCACTGCCGCAAGAATCTTACGGGTTACAAGGTGCCGAAGCTCGTCGAGTTTCGCGACGAGCTGCCGCAAACCAATGTCGGCAAGATTCTGCGCCGTGCGCTGCGCGACGAGGAACTCGCGAAGCAAAAACCTGCCTGA
- the hfq gene encoding RNA chaperone Hfq — protein MASAESHPQNDFMNAARKERKRVEIYLVNGIRLTGCIESFDQYLVMLRTPVGLQGIYKRAISTIQLDTGTRPAPRAGRPSHGEHTTRGPHGSREPREHRETREPRESYGAPASDRPASDRSSSTSDGPVVVTRRRRLFGTGGGDGGNHGGGNHGGNGGTSGGNE, from the coding sequence ATGGCTTCCGCAGAATCGCATCCGCAAAACGATTTCATGAACGCTGCGCGCAAAGAACGAAAGCGCGTCGAGATCTACCTTGTCAACGGCATTCGCCTGACAGGGTGCATCGAGTCGTTCGATCAGTACCTGGTGATGCTGCGCACGCCTGTCGGCCTGCAAGGCATCTACAAGCGCGCGATCTCAACGATCCAGCTCGACACCGGCACGCGTCCGGCGCCGCGCGCCGGGCGGCCTTCGCACGGCGAGCACACCACGCGCGGCCCGCACGGTTCGCGTGAACCGCGCGAACATCGTGAGACCCGCGAACCGCGCGAGTCGTACGGTGCGCCGGCCTCGGATCGCCCTGCGTCCGATCGTAGCAGCAGCACGTCCGACGGGCCAGTGGTCGTCACACGCCGCCGGCGTCTGTTCGGCACGGGCGGCGGCGACGGTGGCAACCATGGCGGCGGCAATCATGGTGGCAACGGCGGCACCAGCGGCGGCAACGAATAA
- a CDS encoding anti-sigma factor — translation MNNDHESSLPEGPDLRALSAYVDGELPAAARAEVEAELAQQPQAAARVAAWRAQKAALRALYGAPQRNEQGERNEFRESTGSQGPSDTDEPAFIVVRRPTPWWQRVGLAACWLAAGAGLALALGPLAPRLTGGAWNGLGGQPPSFAERADIAYAVYTPERRHPVEVAANEEEHLVSWLSKRLNRPLSVPLLQEYGYSLVGGRLLPGEAGPAAQFMYENSSGARLTLYITGISRDETAFRLFRDGNRRTFYWVSDRMGYALSGPIAEDKLRSIAIEVCSALGGKPETWQ, via the coding sequence ATGAATAACGACCACGAATCCAGCTTGCCTGAGGGGCCCGATCTGCGAGCGCTGTCGGCGTATGTCGACGGCGAGTTGCCGGCTGCGGCGCGCGCCGAAGTTGAGGCCGAACTGGCGCAGCAACCGCAGGCTGCCGCGAGAGTGGCTGCGTGGCGCGCGCAGAAAGCGGCGCTGCGGGCGCTGTACGGTGCGCCTCAGCGCAACGAGCAGGGCGAGCGCAATGAGTTCCGCGAAAGCACGGGGAGCCAGGGGCCGAGCGATACCGACGAGCCGGCCTTCATCGTAGTGCGGCGGCCGACACCATGGTGGCAACGCGTCGGCCTTGCGGCGTGCTGGCTCGCGGCCGGCGCGGGTCTCGCGCTCGCTTTGGGACCGCTCGCTCCGCGGCTGACGGGCGGCGCGTGGAACGGTCTGGGCGGCCAGCCGCCGAGCTTTGCCGAGCGCGCCGACATCGCCTATGCGGTGTACACGCCCGAGCGGCGTCATCCCGTCGAGGTCGCCGCGAACGAGGAAGAGCATCTGGTCAGCTGGCTGTCCAAGCGCCTGAACCGGCCGCTTTCGGTGCCGTTGTTGCAGGAGTACGGTTACTCGCTGGTCGGGGGGCGTTTGCTGCCCGGTGAAGCGGGGCCGGCCGCGCAGTTCATGTACGAAAATAGCAGCGGCGCACGGCTCACGCTGTACATCACGGGTATTTCTCGCGACGAAACCGCGTTCCGCCTGTTCCGCGACGGTAACCGCCGAACCTTCTACTGGGTGAGCGACCGCATGGGCTACGCGCTGTCCGGGCCGATTGCCGAAGACAAGCTGCGCTCGATTGCGATCGAGGTGTGCAGCGCGCTCGGCGGCAAACCGGAAACCTGGCAGTAG
- a CDS encoding RNA polymerase sigma factor, with product MSFEAEVISWLPQLRRYARALTGDRAWADDLVQDTAERALARSSAFRPNSNLRAWLLTILRHLYIDQLRGRREIAVDDESAPWRNLEAPHGEVDGLVLRDLQRALYCLPVEQREVLLLVCVEELSYQEASKALGVPIGTVMSRLSRAREHMRVLMTEGPVEGGAAGLARKVPPLKVVRNP from the coding sequence GTGAGTTTCGAAGCGGAAGTAATCTCGTGGCTCCCGCAGTTGCGTCGCTACGCGCGCGCACTGACGGGCGACCGGGCCTGGGCCGACGACCTCGTGCAGGATACGGCGGAGCGCGCGCTCGCGCGCTCGTCGGCGTTCCGTCCGAACAGCAACCTGCGTGCGTGGCTCCTGACGATCCTGCGGCATCTTTACATCGATCAGCTGCGCGGCCGCCGCGAGATTGCCGTCGACGACGAAAGCGCGCCGTGGCGCAATCTCGAAGCGCCGCATGGCGAAGTCGACGGTCTGGTGTTGCGCGATCTGCAGCGCGCGCTGTATTGCCTGCCGGTCGAGCAACGGGAAGTGCTGCTGCTCGTTTGCGTGGAGGAACTGTCTTATCAGGAAGCGTCGAAAGCGCTCGGTGTGCCGATCGGCACAGTGATGTCGCGGCTGTCGCGCGCGCGGGAACACATGCGCGTGCTGATGACGGAGGGCCCGGTCGAAGGGGGCGCTGCGGGGTTGGCGCGTAAGGTACCTCCGCTGAAAGTAGTGAGAAATCCGTGA